Part of the Sphingomonadaceae bacterium OTU29LAMAA1 genome, CCGTTTCGCGGCGCGGGTGGCAGGGTCGTCGGCGTGGTGGGTGTGATCGGCCCGACGCGGTTGAACTATGCCCGCGTCGTGCCCATGGTGGATTTCACGGCGGCAACGCTCGCCCGTTTGATGGGCTGAACCTACAGGGAATCGAATGACCGAAGAGACGAAGATGGACGCGGAGGCGCTGCGCCAGGAAACTGCCGAAGCCGCTCCCGAAGTGGCGGAGCATGACCGGGTGGCGGAGCTGGAGAACCAGCTGGCCGAGGCGAAGCAGCAGACCCTGTATGCGCAGGCCGAAATCCAGAACGTGCGCCGCCGCAGCGAAAAGGAAGTCGCGGACGCGCGGGCCTATTCGACGACATCGTTCGCACGCGACATCCTGTCGGTAGCGGACAATCTGTCGCGTGGCCTGTCGGCGATCCCCGCCGAACTGCGCGGCGACGAACGGCTGAAGGGTCTGGTCACCGGTCTGGAAGCGACGGGCCGCGAACTGGACAGCGTGTTCGCACGCAATGGCATCACCAAGGTCGAGGCGATGGGCGCAACGCTCGACCCGAACAAGCATCAGGCGATGATGGAAGTGCCGAGCGATGCGGCACCGGGCACGATCGTGCAGGAGATGCAGGCGGGCTATATGATCAAGGATCGCTTGC contains:
- the grpE gene encoding nucleotide exchange factor GrpE, producing MTEETKMDAEALRQETAEAAPEVAEHDRVAELENQLAEAKQQTLYAQAEIQNVRRRSEKEVADARAYSTTSFARDILSVADNLSRGLSAIPAELRGDERLKGLVTGLEATGRELDSVFARNGITKVEAMGATLDPNKHQAMMEVPSDAAPGTIVQEMQAGYMIKDRLLRPALVGVARKPD